Proteins encoded in a region of the Micromonas commoda chromosome 10, complete sequence genome:
- a CDS encoding SNF2 super family (Predicted chromatin remodeling protein similar to the RING finger domain-containing proteins in the SNF2 superfamily of ATP dependent helicases. ChromDB ID: CHR20104; Snf2, Ris1, Rad26 superclasses) yields the protein MPRKKAAPQRNEASAADAKRAREEADKAAADAARKRARSEAFTRSVTKVVAPLVPEKHRDDDGVEVARLNGVRARRGDDASTSSPASVPTRLTLEVAGDGSKVPRLAWSFADEEKDGSPSGDEREWRPERDPSFHAASALLFLIERGRFALRLDARDATRCTLAVLVAPDALESPTHPEEFARKGHHGKQRAALAWLAPPRRRTLERYAAGIEEHDDDDVDDVGPQLSPLVPASHNLLRDVYEAAKPPRDCPDGCDGCAFTELVPTPRPYQRRAVDWMIRRERGGVPAASKRGDSVEEDDGKTSSSNHPLWSRLGDEVYVNWSTGQLTRDRFDGGVAEPSGGILADEMGLGKTVELLMCVLAHRFEPPAVVKEEKKEEEEEEEAGTGEKVADADDDEQTEEIVGCVCGNTEDDYEGMWLACDGCRQWSHARCVGYTKADETRHRKKADAAIRASLDARAEWERAAAHAKSLARGGARYVDDDTASDAVKVAARLEEISEKKNADADAAAHAPPFLCGACVARRAGEVVSGPCRATLVVCPTPILPQWRAELRRHAKPGAVRVLVYEGQPRDAGGPNAGKRRTNATFQTDTFQTDERLSNASDGVVSAANLAAADVVLTTYDVLRGDLHHDPLGDAGSRASRHVKRYSVIPTPLTRLTWWRVVLDEAQMVESSTAAAAAMARMVPAVHRWAVTGTPVSRGLEDLQGLFAFLGGPSPFADAGWWRRMVQTPYEAHHHSAREFLHRSLRRLMWRNARADVADELALPPQGQTVTLLRPSGIEAHWYQQQRKVCEGLARDALRRIKDPRAFKKEREEERRKERMRREGASAAWNGRGRRLGRGELDELADLIDDGEDEAFEEVEEEEIVDLTANDDDEDRYLTAEESRKVLQPLLRLRQACNHPQAGTHGVRSLAKGNGGGVIGAGGIHSGVIMTMPQIHAVLIDRQRTEAEEAQRLVAFTLNASAGVAMCRGDYPAAVGHYREVLRLELAGAEDGLNLRLDSLQRLHALHNLRAALEAAGPDAPVARTLRDDSLDDDAETERRKYVAQRAGGVFAAAADLRKVSESVKKNARICGASGAGPAGAAWWSALIDSHSRSADGGRSTLDRLVDNQLSGRWQGREVAFTDLAGFRFALETALDELGRRREEFLDRLEHLAKVTADADPVDVEAAGKCVLCVAKTTMHDDDDGVVFAGRQRAKPASNRERNLRDIDARSGGGRTLCQHCAASPLFKRYEDVLFGHLGMDAGMTTGGRGRIAQADVGDGRSAPSSAEVALKFLATRVPKQGFGAVAAKESSLAHLEMMEDMRREFTRAMILVKHQREEMYARDELAMATTRIRVRASHEVALGGLPDPVPEHLRASVVHEWELDDMEEAYVADRAAYEDDLRKAKSQVRFLERLKDDEERENGGGDSGPFECPVCVEEVDSSAAAAELAVLPCGHRLCVGCTDALVSRAPPPAHPRAPRCFKCPTCRVRTAADEVNYVAKGSSRVKCVRWPAAGAGDGADMDASLGTEREQLQHEAALVVKGSWGTKVEAVVRRVMYLLDPDRPGGHRDAKCLVFSEWEDALRVVAAALKANDVPAAHTLGGGRKLRDAIDAFKGVAPPPAGEPSPKALLMPLRRGANGLNLTEAQHVILLEPVLDPGAEAQAMKRVDRIGQTMPTCVHRFLLQGTVEENVQELSRRRREAAPGEAEDVGRARSGSGLRISEVEVLIPRRVVGAGAGSADASPGTETNVLTD from the coding sequence ATGCCGAGGAAGAAGGCGGCTCCGCAGCGGAAcgaggcgtccgccgcggacgccaagcGTGCCCGCGAAGAGGCCGAtaaggccgccgccgacgccgcccggaAGCGCGCCAGGAGCGAGGCCTTCACGCGGAGCGTGACCAAGGtggtcgcgccgctcgtgccGGAGAagcatcgcgacgacgacggggtggaggtggcgaggctgaacggcgtgcgcgcgagacgcggcgatgacgcgtcCACATCGTCTCCCGCGTCGGTTCCGACGCGGCTCACGCTCGAGGtggccggcgacggctcgaaGGTCCCGCGACTGGCGTGGAGtttcgccgacgaggagaaggacggGTCACCGtccggcgatgagcgcgagtGGCGACCCGAGCGCGACCCGAGCTTccacgccgcctcggcgctcctcttcctcatcgagcgcggacgattcgcgctccgcctcgacgcgcgagacgcgacgcgatgcacgctcgccgtgctcgtcgcgcccgacgcgctgGAATCACCGACGCATCCCGAGGAATTCGCGAGGAAGGGCCACCACGGCAAACAGAGAGCCGCGTTGGCCTggctcgcgcccccgcgccgccgcacgctcGAGCGAtacgccgcgggcatcgaagagcacgacgacgacgacgtcgacgacgtcggtcCACAGCTGTCGCCGCTAGTCCCAGCCTCGCACAACCTCCTGCGCGACGTGTACGAAGCCGCCAAACCCCCGCGCGATTGCCCCGACGGTTGCGACGGCTGCGCGTTCACCGAGCTcgtgccgacgccgaggccgtatCAGCGAAGGGCCGTGGACTGGATGatacgccgcgagcgggggggagtcccggcggcgtccaagcGCGGCGATagcgtcgaggaggacgatgggaagacgtcatcgtcgaatCATCCCCTGTGGAGccggctcggcgacgaagtTTACGTCAACTGGAGCACCGGTCAGCTGACGCGCGATaggttcgacggcggcgtcgcggaacCTTCGGGCGGGATACTCGCCGATGAGATGGGTCTGGGAAAGACGGTCGAGCTGCTGATGTGCGTGCTGGCGCACAGGTTCGAGCCGCCGGCGGTTgtgaaggaggagaagaaagaggaggaggaggaggaggaggctgggACCGGAGAGAaagtcgccgacgccgacgacgacgagcagaCTGAGGAGATCGTCGGGTGCGTGTGCGGCAACACCGAAGACGACTACGAGGGCATGTGGCTCGCGTGCGACGGGTGCCGTCAGTGGTCCCACGCGCGGTGCGTCGGATACACCAAGGCGGATGAGACGCGACATCGCAAAAAAGCCGACGCGGCTATCCGAGCGTCTCtggacgcgcgagccgaatgggagcgcgccgcggcgcacgccaagtcgctcgcgcgaggaggcgcgcggtacgtcgacgacgacaccgcctCAGACGCCGTGaaggtcgccgcgaggctcgaggaAATATCCGAGAAGAagaacgcggacgcggacgccgccgcccacgcgccgccgtttctctgcggcgcgtgcgtcgcgaggcGAGCCGGCGAGGTCGTTTCCGGGCCTTGTCGCGCCACGCTCGTGGTGTGCCCGACGCCCATCTTGCCCCAgtggcgcgccgagctccgccgccacgcTAAACCCGGCGCGGTGAGGGTGTTGGTGTACGAGGGCCAGCCGAGGGACGCCGGGGGACCGAACGCGGGTAAGCGTCGGACAAATGCCACCTTTCAAACGGACACCTTTCAAACGGACGAACGCCTTTCAAACGCGTCCGACGGGGTcgtgtccgccgcgaacctcgccgccgccgacgtcgtgctCACCACGTACGACGTCCTGCGCGGGGATCTGCACCACGACCCGCTCGGGGACGCGGGATCGCGGGCCAGCAGGCACGTGAAGAGGTACTCGGTGATTCCCACGCCGCTCACCAGGTTGACGTGGTGGAGAGTCGTCCTGGACGAGGCGCAGATGGTCGagagctcgacggcggccgcggcggcgatggcgaggatGGTGCCGGCCGTGCACAGGTGGGCGGTGACGGGAACGCCGGTGTCCAGGGGGCTCGAAGACCTCCAGGGCCTGTTCGCGTTCCTCGGGGGTCCGTCGCCCTTTGCGGACGCGGGGTGGTGGCGAAGGATGGTGCAGACACCGTACGAGGCGCATCACCACTCGGCTCGCGAGTTTTTACATAGGTCGCTTCGACGCCTGATGTGGCGCAACGCCCgagcggacgtcgccgacgagctcgcgctgccgccgcaGGGACAGACGGTGACGTTGCTGCGCCCGTCGGGGATCGAGGCGCACTGGTATCAGCAGCAACGGAAGGTGTGCGAGGGTTTAGCTCGGGACGCGCTTCGGAGGATCAAAGACCCGAGGGCGTTTAAGAaggaacgcgaggaggagaggcgAAAGGAACGGATGAGGCGCGAGGGTGCATCCGCCGCCTGgaacgggcgcggacgcagGCTGGGAAGAGGCGAGCTCGATGAACTCGCGGACctcatcgacgacggggaggacgaaGCCTTTGaagaggtggaggaggaggagattgTGGATCTGActgcgaacgacgacgacgaggaccgcTACCTCACCGCTGAGGAATCTCGTAAGGTCCTCCAGCCCTTACTTCGTCTGCGCCAGGCGTGTAACCACCCCCAGGCGGGTACGCACGGCGTCCGAAGCCTCGCGAAaggcaacggcggcggcgtcatcggaGCGGGAGGCATCCACAGCGGCGTGATCATGACCATGCCCCAGATCCACGCCGTTCTCATCGACCGCCAGCgcaccgaggcggaggaggcgcagaGACTCGTGGCGTTCACGCTCAACGCCAGCGCCGGCGTGGCCATGTGCCGCGGCGActaccccgcggcggtcggccATTACCGCGAGGTTTTGCGCCTGGAGttggcgggcgccgaggacggcctCAACCTTCGGCTCGACTCGCTTCAGCGACTTCACGCGCTTCACAACCTTCGCGCCGCTCTGGAAGCCGCGggacccgacgcgcccgtcgccagGACGTTACGCGACGActccctcgacgacgacgcggagacggagcgGCGAAAGTacgtcgcgcagcgcgcgggcggtgtttttgccgccgccgcggaccttcGCAAGGTTTCGGAATCCGTTAAAAAAAACGCTCGAATctgcggcgcgtcgggcgcgggccccgcgggcgccgcgtggtGGTCCGCGCTGATCGACTCTCAttcgcgctcggcggacggcgggcgATCGACTCTCGACAGGCTGGTGGATAACCAGCTGTCGGGGCGTTGGCAGGGTCGCGAGGTCGCCTTCACCGACCTCGCCGGTTTCAGGTTTGCGCTGGAgacggcgctggacgagctgggccgacgtcgcgaagaaTTTCTCGACCGGTTGGAACACCTCGCGAaggtcaccgcggacgccgatcCCGTCGACGTGGAGGCTGCGGGCAAGTGCGTGCTGTGCGTGGCGAAGACCACGatgcacgacgacgacgacggcgtcgtcttcgccgggCGTCAACGCGCCAAACCCGCGTCGAACCGAGAACGAAACCTCcgcgacatcgacgcgagATCGGGGGGCGGTCGGACGCTGTGTCAGcactgcgccgcgtcgccgctgttcAAGCGATACGAGGACGTCCTCTTCGGGCACCTCGGCATGGACGCGGGGATGAcgacgggcgggcgcgggaggatcGCGCAGGctgacgtcggcgacgggcgatccgcgccgtcctccgccgAGGTTGCGCTGAAATTTTTAGCCACTCGGGTTCCAAAGCAGGGgttcggcgccgtcgccgcgaaagaatcgtcgctcgcgcacctcgagaTGATGGAAGACATGCGCAGGGAGTTCACTCGCGCGATGATCCTCGTCAAGCACCAGCGCGAGGAGATgtacgcgcgcgacgagctcgcgatggcgaccACGCGCATCAGGGTTCGCGCGTCTCACGAGGTCGCGCTCGGGGGTCTGCCCGATCCCGTTcccgagcacctccgcgcgtccgtcgttcACGAGTGGGAGCTCGACGACATGGAGGAGGCGTACGTCGCCGACAGGGCCGCGTACGAGGACGACCTGCGAAAGGCCAAGTCGCAGGTTCGATTCCTGGAGCGGCTGaaagacgacgaggagagggAGAATGGCGGGGGAGATTCGGGACCGTTCGAGTGCCCGGTTTgcgtcgaggaggttgactcgtccgccgccgccgcggagctcgccgtgCTGCCGTGCGGCCACAGGCTGTGCGTCGGGTgcaccgacgccctcgtctcgcgcgcgccgccgccggctcacccgcgggcgccgcgatgctTTAAGTGTCCGACGTGTCGGGTCAGAACCGCGGCAGACGAGGTCAACTACGTGGCCAAgggatcgtcgcgcgtcaAATGCGTTCGatggcccgcggcgggggctggggacggcgccgacatGGACGCGAGTCTCGGCACCGAGCGCGAACAGCTGCAGCACGAGGCTGCGCTCGTCGTGAAGGGCTCTTGGGGGACCAAGGTCGAAGCCGTGGTTCGCAGGGTGATGTACCTTCTAGACCCGGACAGGCCGGGTGGCCATCGGGATGCGAAATGTTTGGTATTTTCGGAGTGGGAGGACGCGCTTCGAGTcgtggccgcggcgctgaaggCTAACGACGTCCCGGCCGCGCACACGCTCGGCGGAGGGCGTAAactccgcgacgccatcgacgcgttcaaaggggtcgcgccgccgccggcgggtgAGCCGTCGCCGAAAGCGCTGCTCATGCCGCTGCGAAGGGGCGCGAACGGATTGAACCTCACCGAAGCTCAGCACGTGATCCTGTTGGAGCCGGTGTTGgaccccggcgcggaggcgcaggcCATGAAACGCGTGGACAGGATCGGGCAGACCATGCCCACGTGCGTGCACAGATTTCTGTTACAGGGCACAGTCGAAGAGAACGTGCAGGAGCtgagcaggcggcggcgggaggcggcgccgggcgaggcggaggatgtCGGCCGCGCCAGATCCGGCTCGGGTCTGCGAATATCGGAGGTTGAGGTTCTCATACCcagacgcgtcgtcggagcgggggcggggtcggcggATGCGAGCCCTGGGACGGAGACCAACGTCCTCACGGATtag
- a CDS encoding predicted protein, giving the protein MMKAMMDSKDVTGVSGDLIDIKMLDFSEDRTMAYSAVVASATFSYKGTPNDDVYVFTNVFKKVDGVWETVWGHRSTGRSPDEDPPAPWP; this is encoded by the coding sequence ATGATGAAGGCAATGATGGATAGCAAGGACGTCACTGGCGTCTCCGGCGACCTCATCGACATCAAGATGCTCGACTTCAGCGAGGACAGGACGATGGCGTACAGCGCCGTGGTTGCGTCCGCCACTTTCTCGTACAAGGGCAcgccgaacgacgacgtGTACGTGTTCACCAACGTTTTCAAGAAGGTGGACGGCGTTTGGGAGACGGTGTGGGGCCATCGCAGCACCGGCAGGTCCCCGGACGAGGACCCTCCCGCGCCCTGGCCGTGA
- a CDS encoding predicted protein: WKAVHESMLVRDDPGCRPNHRIAAFDLDDTLQKTRSGKPGYMVTDLGDFVPWNPRVPPKLRALHDAGYKVVIFSNQGGVKGAMEGKRADVVRARLDAFAKEVGIPMQALCATQKGEKDPKNYRKPKSGMWAHFDSSLNGSVSPDLPACFYVGDAAGREGDHSDSDKGFAVAVGVKFFTPDEFF; the protein is encoded by the coding sequence TGGAAGGCGGTGCACGAGTCCAtgctcgtccgcgacgacccgggATGCAGGCCCAACCACCGaatcgccgccttcgacctcgacgacacGCTCCAGAAGACCCGCAGCGGGAAGCCCGGGTACATGGTCACCGACCTCGGCGATTTCGTTCCGTGGAACCCGCGCGTGCCGCCgaagctccgcgcgctgcacGACGCGGGATACAAGGTCGTCATCTTCAGTAACCAGGGCGGGGTGAAAGGCGCGATGGAGGGTaagcgcgcggacgtggtgcgcgcgcggctggaCGCTTTCGCCAAGGAGGTTGGCATCCCGATGCAGGCGCTGTGCGCGACGCAAAAGGGCGAGAAGGATCCCAAAAACTATCGCAAGCCCAAGAGCGGCATGTGGGCGCACTTCGACTCGAGCCTGAACGGGTCCGTCTCGCCCGACTTACCCGCGTGTTTCTAcgtcggggacgccgcggggcgggagggcgatcactcggactcggacaaaggtttcgccgtcgccgtcggcgtcaaGTTTTTCACCCCGGATGAATTCTTC